One genomic window of Candidatus Nitrospira inopinata includes the following:
- a CDS encoding NAD-dependent epimerase/dehydratase family protein, translating into MKVLVTGGAGFIGSHVVDRLVEEGHEVVVVDDLSTGKRKHVNRAAVLYKLDVQSGRLEKVFRNERPSIVIHLAAQVSARQSVENPILDAQVNVLGTMNVLHQAARHGARKVIFASSGVAIYGEQEVHPAPESHPTRPLSAYGISKLCGEHYLSYFQRVSGLQVVSLRYASVYGPRQDPEGEAGVVAVFIRKMLNNEQPIINGNGRQTRDFVFVDDVVQANLAVMSQEAQGVYNVGTGVETSVNELFRMLAGLTGSPCKEVHGPAKVGEQIRSVIDSSRLKQEVGWEPETSLAEGLEKTVAYFRGQ; encoded by the coding sequence ATGAAGGTACTCGTCACAGGAGGCGCAGGATTTATAGGATCGCACGTCGTGGATCGGTTGGTCGAGGAGGGGCACGAAGTCGTCGTCGTCGACGATTTGTCGACGGGGAAAAGAAAACACGTCAACCGCGCGGCCGTCCTGTATAAACTCGACGTCCAAAGCGGACGGTTGGAGAAGGTGTTTCGCAACGAACGCCCCAGTATCGTGATCCATTTGGCCGCTCAAGTCAGCGCTCGCCAATCGGTCGAAAATCCGATCCTCGACGCGCAAGTCAACGTGTTGGGAACGATGAACGTCCTGCATCAGGCCGCTCGGCACGGAGCAAGGAAAGTCATCTTTGCCTCGTCCGGCGTGGCGATTTATGGAGAACAGGAAGTGCATCCCGCGCCGGAATCTCACCCGACCAGACCGCTCTCGGCCTACGGCATCAGCAAACTTTGCGGGGAACATTATCTGTCTTACTTTCAGCGCGTCAGCGGCCTTCAAGTGGTGAGCTTGCGATACGCAAGCGTCTACGGGCCGCGACAAGATCCCGAAGGCGAGGCGGGCGTCGTGGCGGTCTTTATTAGGAAGATGCTGAACAACGAGCAACCGATCATCAACGGCAACGGTCGGCAAACGAGAGACTTCGTCTTCGTTGACGACGTGGTGCAGGCCAACTTGGCCGTCATGTCGCAGGAGGCGCAGGGCGTGTACAACGTCGGAACCGGGGTCGAGACTTCCGTCAATGAATTGTTTCGAATGCTGGCCGGCCTGACCGGATCTCCTTGCAAGGAGGTTCACGGGCCGGCCAAGGTCGGAGAGCAAATACGGAGCGTCATTGATTCGTCGAGGCTCAAGCAGGAAGTGGGATGGGAGCCCGAGACGAGTCTTGCCGAAGGCCTCGAGAAAACCGTCGCCTATTTTCGCGGGCAGTAG